The Elusimicrobiota bacterium region GGCCGCGGCCGTGGCGACGCCGAACGCCACGCGCTGGATGCGCGTCATCGACGCGCGCGAGATGCGCCTGCGCGTCGAGCGCCGCAAGGACCTGGGCACGATCCGCCGCGTGCGCGTGGCGGGACGCACCCGGTCCGGGCGCGTGCGCGCGCTCGAGGTGATCGGGACGGACGGCGCCGCGCTGTACTCCGGCCGCAAGGAGATCGACGAGCTCCTGGGGCCGAACTCGCTGCGCTCCACGCTCTTCACCGTGCAGCCCTTGATGGACGGCAAGCGCCTCTCGCGCCTGATCCTCTGGGGCGCCGGAACCGGCGCCGGGCTCGGCTTCCCGCGCGGCGGCGCCCTCGGTCAGGCCGCCCTCGGCGCGCCCTGGAGGGAGATCGTCCGCCACTACTTCCCGCGCCTCGAGGTGAAGGACTTCCTCCATCCCGAGGCCCCGAAGGCGGCCGTTCCCGCCGCCGTCGGCCCCTACAAGCGCACGCTCGACTTCCACAAGAAGCCCAAGAGCAAGTAGTATCATGGGCCCCATGCCCGTCAAGGTCGTCCACCTCGTCACCCGCCTCGATCTCGGCGGCGCCCAGCAGAACACGCTGCATACCGTCCGGAACCTGGACCGCGACGCCTATGAGCCCCTCCTCGTTTGCGGCCGCGGCGGGATCCTGGATGAAGAAGTCCTCTCCGATCCCTCGATCAAGGTCGTCTGGGTGGACTCGCTGCTCCGGGACATCTCTCCGTTCTACGACCTTCTGGCCCTGCTCGAGCTCGCCAGGATCTTCCTCGCGGAGCGGCCCGCCGTCCTGCACACGCACAGCTCCAAGGCCGGCATACTCGGCCGCCTCGCCGCCGTGCTCGCGGGCGTCCCCGTCGTCGTGCACACCTACCACGGCTTCGGCTTCCACGACCGCCAGCCGGCGTTCGTCAAGAACCTCTACGTCTTCCTGGAGCGGCTCTGCGCCCGGTTCACGGACGCGCTGGTCTTCGTCTCCAAGGCGAACGTCGACTATGCGGCCGCCCACGACATCGTGCGGCCGAAGGACGCCGTCCTCATCCGCTCCGGCGTCGCGCTGGCGGGCCTGCCGGCGCCCGTGGACGCGGCCAAGCTCAAGATGTCCGCCGGCGTCGGAATGCACAAGCTCCTCGTCGTATCGGTCGGGAACCTCAAGCCCCAAAAGAACGCGGGGGACTTCGTGGCCGCCGCGGCGAAGGTCCTCGCCGAGGCGCCCGAGGCGCGCTTCGTCTTCCTCGGCGACGGCCCCCAGCGCCGCGCGCTCGAGGCCCGCGCCTTCGCGCTCGGCCTCGAGGGCAAGGTCCTGTTCCTCGGCTGGCGCCGCGACGCGGCGCAATGGCTGGCGGCGGCGGACGTCTTCGTCATGACCTCGCTCTGGGAGGGGCTGCCCCGCGCGCTCGTCGAGGCGATGAGGTCGGGCCTGCCCGCGGTGTGCTACGCGACCGACGGCGTCACGGATCTCATCAAGGACGGCGAGAACGGGTTCATGGTCGAGCCCGGGGACCACGCCGCGCTCGCGCGGCGCGTGACGGAGCTGCTGAAGGACGAGTCCCTGCGCGAGCGCCTCGGCGCCGCGGCGGCGGCCGCGATCGGCCCGGAGTTCGACATCGACGGGATGGTCCGCTCCCAGGAGGCGCTTTACGCCCGCCTCCTTCGCTGAGCCGTTCGGCATCTTCCTTCAGGGAGGGGGAGCGCTCGGCGCCTGGCAGGCCGCGGCGCTCGAGGCGCTGGTCGCCCGGGGCCTGCGCTTCGACGTCGTCATGGGCTACAGCATCGGGGCGATCAACGGCTCCGCGCTCGCCTTCGAGCGCCTGCCCGAGGCGATGTCCCGCTGGCGCTCCCTCGGCGCCGGCGCCTTGCGCCTGAGCCCGCGGCTGAGCCCTTTCTCCCTGTTCTCCGCCGAGCCCCTGCGCGCCTTCCTCGGCGCCGCGCGCGACGAGGCGGCGGCCATGGCCGCCCTGCGCGCGGACTTCACCATCGTCACCGCCTGCCCGGCCGAGGGCTCCCCGCTCAACGCCCGCTTCACGCCCGGCGGCCGGGACGGATGGGACGGGCCGCTGATCGAGCACGCCGCGGGCAGCTGCGCGATCCCTCTCGCCTTCCCGCCCGTGGACCTCGAGTACCGCGGCCGCCGCCGCCGCCTCATCGACGGGGGCGTGCCGATGCCGCTGCCGCTCGACCTCTCGCCGCTCGCCGCCTGCGCCGACGTGCTCGTCCTCGAGATGGTCCGCGCCGACGAGGTCGGCAGGCGCTGGTGGACTCCGTGGCGCGGCCTCGACCAGCGCTGCCGCGACGCGGGCCGCGGCCTCGTCGACGAGGGCCTTCAGCCCCTCCTCCTCTCGGACCGCCCGCCGCGCGTGCATCGCCTCGCGCCCTCCCGGCGCCTCGAGCCGATGATGCTCGATTTCCGGGCCGCCGGCCTCGCCAAGATGCTCGCCCACGGCGCCGAGGACGCCGCCTCCTTCCTCGACGACCCCTCCTCATTCCAGGTCCGCTAAAATTGCTTTAATTCGCGGAATGGATATCTCGCGGCGTTCCTTCATCAAGTGGGTCATCGCCGGCGCCGCCTCGGCCTCGCCGTTCGGCTGCGCGCCCCAAGGCAAGGTCGAAGGCCCCGGCTCCGCCTCCATCCCCGGGGCCCGGCTCGGCAGCGAGAGCAACAAGGTCTGCCACGACGTCCGCGACGGCCTGCTCAAGTCCCTGCCGCCGCCCTCGCGAGACCTCGACGTCGTCGTCGTCGGCGGCGGCTCCTCCGGCCTCGCCGCCGCCGAGCGCTGCTTCGGCTCGGACTTCCTCATGCTCGAGAAGGACGACCACGTCGGCGGCAACTGCTGGACCGAGACCTGGGAAGGCCTGAACTACTGCACCGGCTCGGCCTGGCTCTCCCTGGAGAACGAGGAGGTCAAGGCCCTGTTCAAGCGCTGGAACGTCAACCCGCCGATCATCAAGGGCAACGACTCCGCCCACTGGGACGGGAAGTGGATCAAGGACTTCTGGAACAGCGACCCCGACTATCCGAGCTACGCCCAGCTCCCCTATCCCAAGCCCGTGCAGGACGACTTCCGCCGCTTCATCCGCGACACCGCCAAGCTCGACCGAGTCAAGGACGCCGCGAAGCTCGACGCGATGACCTTCGCCGACCTGTTCTCCGGCTACGACGGCCGCGTCCAGAAGTACTGGGACTACTTCGGCCCGTCCAACTGGGGCGCGGCCACGAAGGACACCTCCGCCTTGGTCGGCCTGCACGCCGTGCACGAGTGGGCCCCCTGCGAGCGCCGCACCTTCGAGGGCGGCCTGGGCATGGTCACCCGCCAGCTGTTCGCCGGCTTCCCCGAGGACCAGAAGAAGCGCTTCGTCACCGGCGCGGCCGTGTTCGCCGTCCGCCGCGAGGGCAAACGGGCGCTCGTCTCCTTCATGAAGGACGGCCGCCCGGAGACGGTGCGCGCCAAGGCCGTCGTCATGGCCATCCCCAAGTACATGGCCCGCCACGTCGTCGCGGACATCCCCGAGGAGCAGGCCAAGGCCATGAAGGCGATGCGCTACGCGCCCTACCTCGTCTACAACCTCTGCTTCGACAAGGTCGTCTGGAACCTCAACTACGACAACTGGGCCGTCGGCGCCCGCCACTTCACCGACTTCATCCCCGCCGACTGGGTCACTCACGCCGACGGGGGGGACCTGGACCGCAAGCAGGTCGTCACCGTGTACGCCCCCAAGACCGAGGCCGCGCGCGCCGACCTGCTCGACGACGAGGAGGTCCTCGGGGAGGCGCACGCGACCGCCGACGAGCTCCTGACCATGTTCCCGGGCTGGGCCGACCACCTGCGCGAGGTCCGCGTCTACCGCCGCGGCCACCCCATGCCGATGTCGGCCCCCGGCTCCTTCTCGCGCCTGCAGCCCGTGACCCGGCGCGACATGGCCCCGATCTACTTCTCGCACTCGGACAACAGCGGCACCGTTTCCGACATGTACGAGGCCGCGCTCGGCGCCATCAAGGCGGCGGCCAAAGCGTTGCAACACGTGTGAGCTTAATAGTCTTATTTCCATCACAACAGCGTCACCTAGAGAGGATCACATGCCCAAGTACACCGTCCCCGCCGGAACCAAGATCGGCTACAAGAACGGCAAGCTCGAAGTCCCCGACAACCCGATCATCCCCTTCTTCCCGGGAGACGGCACCGGCCTCGACCTCTGGAAGGCCACCAAGATCGTCCTCGACGGCGCCGTCGACAAGGCCTACGGCGGCAAGCGCAAGATCGCCTGGATGGAGGTCTACGCCGGCCTCACCGCGCTGAAGGCCTACGACAAGGACACCGTCCTCCCCGAGGAGACGGTCGCCGCGTTCAAGGAGTTCCGCGTCGGCCTCAAGGGACCGCTGACCACGCCCGCCGGCTCCTTCAAGTTCGTCTGCCTCGACTGCGCCGCCGAGCTGATGGACCGCCCGGCCGCCTGCCCGAAGTGCAAGTCGGAGTGGATCACGCCCCGCTTCCGCTCGGTCAACGTCGGCCTGCGCCAGAAGCTCGACCTGTACGCCTGCGTGCGCCCCGTGCGCTGGTTCAAAGGCGTCCCGTGCCCCGTCAAGGACCCGTCGAAGCTCGACATCGTGATCTTCCGCGAGAACACCGAGGACATCTACGCCGGCATCGAGTTCCAGCAGGGCACGCCGGAGAACAAGAAGGTCTACGACTTCCTGACCAACGAGATGAAGGTCAAGATCCCGTTCCCCGACAGCGGCATCGGCATCAAGCCGATCTCCAAGACCGGATCGCAGAGACTCATCCGCATGGCGATCAAGTACGCCATCGCCCACAAGCGCACCTCCGTCACCCTCGTGCACAAGGGGAACATCCAGAAGTTCACCGAAGGCGCGTTCCGCGACTGGGGCTATGAAGTGGCCAAGGCCGAGTTCCGCGACCAGATCGTGACCGAGGCCGAGCTGTGGGACGACCTCAACGGGAAGATGCCGGCCGGCAAGATCCTCATCAAGGACCGCATCGCCGACCAGACCTTCCAGCAGCTGCTGCTCCGCCCGGACGAGTACTCGGTCATCGCGACCCCGAACCTGAACGGCGACTACCTGTCGGACGCGGCGGTCGCGCAGGTCGGCGGCCTCGGCATCGGACCGGGCGCCAACATCGGCGACGGCGTGGCGATCTTCGAGGCGACGCACGGCACGGCCCCGAAGTACACCAACAAGGACATGGTCAACCCGGGCTCCCTCATCCTCTCCGGCGTGATGATGCTCGAGCACATGGGCTGGCAGGAAGCCGCGGACCTGATCATCAAGGGCCTCGAGGCGACCATCCAGGCCAAGACCGTGACCTACGACTTCGAGCGCCAGATGCAGGGCGCGACGAAGATCAAGTGCTCCGAGTTCGGCCAGGCGATCGTCAAGAACATGGACAAGACGGCCGTCGCCGCCTAAAGTCCGATCGACAAAAGAGGCCGGCGCTCGCACGAGCGCCGGCCTTACGCTTTATCGGGGATGAACCTACCAAGTCTTCGGATCGATCTCCGCCTGACGCAGGATTTCTCGAAGCAGGGGTTCACCGATGTCGCCCCTGTGAGGATTGGGGACACGAAGCTTCAGTCCGCCCTTGACCATGAACTGATGCTTGGCGCCCGCATATGGCCCGTCGAACCCGTGCTCGCGCAGCTTCTCGACGAGTTCGCGCCGTTTGAGCGGCTTAGGCACGCGTGAGTTCGGGAAGTGTCAAGCGCTTGCCGCGTACGGCCGGCAGGGCCTCATCGCTTCTCAGCTTGAGGACGATCCAGTCTTCAAGCACTTCCCGCAGGGCTTCCCGGCACTTCTTCGCCGTCTTGGCGCTGGCCCAAAC contains the following coding sequences:
- a CDS encoding glycosyltransferase family 4 protein, encoding MPVKVVHLVTRLDLGGAQQNTLHTVRNLDRDAYEPLLVCGRGGILDEEVLSDPSIKVVWVDSLLRDISPFYDLLALLELARIFLAERPAVLHTHSSKAGILGRLAAVLAGVPVVVHTYHGFGFHDRQPAFVKNLYVFLERLCARFTDALVFVSKANVDYAAAHDIVRPKDAVLIRSGVALAGLPAPVDAAKLKMSAGVGMHKLLVVSVGNLKPQKNAGDFVAAAAKVLAEAPEARFVFLGDGPQRRALEARAFALGLEGKVLFLGWRRDAAQWLAAADVFVMTSLWEGLPRALVEAMRSGLPAVCYATDGVTDLIKDGENGFMVEPGDHAALARRVTELLKDESLRERLGAAAAAAIGPEFDIDGMVRSQEALYARLLR
- a CDS encoding patatin-like phospholipase family protein, translated to MFLQGGGALGAWQAAALEALVARGLRFDVVMGYSIGAINGSALAFERLPEAMSRWRSLGAGALRLSPRLSPFSLFSAEPLRAFLGAARDEAAAMAALRADFTIVTACPAEGSPLNARFTPGGRDGWDGPLIEHAAGSCAIPLAFPPVDLEYRGRRRRLIDGGVPMPLPLDLSPLAACADVLVLEMVRADEVGRRWWTPWRGLDQRCRDAGRGLVDEGLQPLLLSDRPPRVHRLAPSRRLEPMMLDFRAAGLAKMLAHGAEDAASFLDDPSSFQVR
- a CDS encoding FAD-dependent oxidoreductase — its product is MDISRRSFIKWVIAGAASASPFGCAPQGKVEGPGSASIPGARLGSESNKVCHDVRDGLLKSLPPPSRDLDVVVVGGGSSGLAAAERCFGSDFLMLEKDDHVGGNCWTETWEGLNYCTGSAWLSLENEEVKALFKRWNVNPPIIKGNDSAHWDGKWIKDFWNSDPDYPSYAQLPYPKPVQDDFRRFIRDTAKLDRVKDAAKLDAMTFADLFSGYDGRVQKYWDYFGPSNWGAATKDTSALVGLHAVHEWAPCERRTFEGGLGMVTRQLFAGFPEDQKKRFVTGAAVFAVRREGKRALVSFMKDGRPETVRAKAVVMAIPKYMARHVVADIPEEQAKAMKAMRYAPYLVYNLCFDKVVWNLNYDNWAVGARHFTDFIPADWVTHADGGDLDRKQVVTVYAPKTEAARADLLDDEEVLGEAHATADELLTMFPGWADHLREVRVYRRGHPMPMSAPGSFSRLQPVTRRDMAPIYFSHSDNSGTVSDMYEAALGAIKAAAKALQHV
- the icd gene encoding NADP-dependent isocitrate dehydrogenase; amino-acid sequence: MPKYTVPAGTKIGYKNGKLEVPDNPIIPFFPGDGTGLDLWKATKIVLDGAVDKAYGGKRKIAWMEVYAGLTALKAYDKDTVLPEETVAAFKEFRVGLKGPLTTPAGSFKFVCLDCAAELMDRPAACPKCKSEWITPRFRSVNVGLRQKLDLYACVRPVRWFKGVPCPVKDPSKLDIVIFRENTEDIYAGIEFQQGTPENKKVYDFLTNEMKVKIPFPDSGIGIKPISKTGSQRLIRMAIKYAIAHKRTSVTLVHKGNIQKFTEGAFRDWGYEVAKAEFRDQIVTEAELWDDLNGKMPAGKILIKDRIADQTFQQLLLRPDEYSVIATPNLNGDYLSDAAVAQVGGLGIGPGANIGDGVAIFEATHGTAPKYTNKDMVNPGSLILSGVMMLEHMGWQEAADLIIKGLEATIQAKTVTYDFERQMQGATKIKCSEFGQAIVKNMDKTAVAA
- a CDS encoding type II toxin-antitoxin system HicA family toxin gives rise to the protein MPKPLKRRELVEKLREHGFDGPYAGAKHQFMVKGGLKLRVPNPHRGDIGEPLLREILRQAEIDPKTW
- a CDS encoding type II toxin-antitoxin system HicB family antitoxin, with the translated sequence MGLSSYIDAAVASARFKTLEDKTCFGEIPGFKGVWASAKTAKKCREALREVLEDWIVLKLRSDEALPAVRGKRLTLPELTRA